The Magnolia sinica isolate HGM2019 chromosome 9, MsV1, whole genome shotgun sequence genome contains a region encoding:
- the LOC131255793 gene encoding uncharacterized protein LOC131255793 isoform X2: MAADLLQLHSPSLHSPTIRTIASPYRPLPSNHLTNRPFHFPTCTPQQIPSLHHHSHKTPQPTAENHSRPLQLLIPTAHLSSRITIIGEYGPRSSQLVHSASEKTKVRSVLSGALVSTLMALAKTNLNIIANEVPVYSVVLEYLLPIAIHLLLFRADLRRILQSIGVLLLVFLLGSGYEGLVGSSN; this comes from the exons ATGGCCGCTGACCTTCTTCAACTCCACTCGCCCTCTCTCCACAGCCCCACCATCCGAACGATCGCATCTCCTTACCGGCCGTTACCTTCCAACCATCTCACCAATCGCCCTTTCCACTTCCCAACCTGCACTCCCCAACAAATCCCATCCCTTCATCACCACTCCCACAAAACCCCACAACCGACGGCTGAAAATCACAGCCGCCCACTTCAACTTCTCATTCCCACTGCTCATCTCTCCTCAAGAATCACGATCATTGGGGAATATGGACCTCGCTCTTCACAGCTGGTGCATTCGGCCTCTG AGAAGACGAAAGTGCGGAGCGTGCTGAGTGGCGCCCTGGTCAGCACTCTGATGGCACTCGCCAAGACCAACCTCAACATCATTGCTAATGAGGTCCCGGTGTATTCTGTTGTCTTGGAGTATCTGCTGCCCATTGCCATTCATTTGCTGCTCTTCAGAGCAGATCTGCGTCGCATCCTGCAGTCCATCGGGGTGCTGCTTTTGGTCTTCTTGCTTGGATCAG gtTACGAGGGACTTGTTGGATCATCTAACTAG
- the LOC131255793 gene encoding uncharacterized protein LOC131255793 isoform X1 produces MAADLLQLHSPSLHSPTIRTIASPYRPLPSNHLTNRPFHFPTCTPQQIPSLHHHSHKTPQPTAENHSRPLQLLIPTAHLSSRITIIGEYGPRSSQLVHSASEKTKVRSVLSGALVSTLMALAKTNLNIIANEVPVYSVVLEYLLPIAIHLLLFRADLRRILQSIGVLLLVFLLGSDLSSVRRTDPMIATSEQLDLRWMDGMEVGSSWLGEAFLVLLLQLPL; encoded by the exons ATGGCCGCTGACCTTCTTCAACTCCACTCGCCCTCTCTCCACAGCCCCACCATCCGAACGATCGCATCTCCTTACCGGCCGTTACCTTCCAACCATCTCACCAATCGCCCTTTCCACTTCCCAACCTGCACTCCCCAACAAATCCCATCCCTTCATCACCACTCCCACAAAACCCCACAACCGACGGCTGAAAATCACAGCCGCCCACTTCAACTTCTCATTCCCACTGCTCATCTCTCCTCAAGAATCACGATCATTGGGGAATATGGACCTCGCTCTTCACAGCTGGTGCATTCGGCCTCTG AGAAGACGAAAGTGCGGAGCGTGCTGAGTGGCGCCCTGGTCAGCACTCTGATGGCACTCGCCAAGACCAACCTCAACATCATTGCTAATGAGGTCCCGGTGTATTCTGTTGTCTTGGAGTATCTGCTGCCCATTGCCATTCATTTGCTGCTCTTCAGAGCAGATCTGCGTCGCATCCTGCAGTCCATCGGGGTGCTGCTTTTGGTCTTCTTGCTTGGATCAG ATTTGTCGTCCGTTCGCAGAACCGATCCGATGATAGCAACTTCAGAACAGTTGGatttaagatggatggatgggatggaggTTGGATCAAGTTGGTTGGGAGAAGCATTTTTGGTTTTGCTGCTGCAGCTACCACTGTGA